In the genome of Triticum urartu cultivar G1812 chromosome 5, Tu2.1, whole genome shotgun sequence, one region contains:
- the LOC125555392 gene encoding MADS-box transcription factor 23-like — MARGKIVIRRIEKMSSRQVTFSKRRHGLMKKAHELAILCDVQVGVIVFSSTGRLYEYASSTTTTTMGMPSIIHKYQSAQENHQLLNPVSQIMFWEGEVRKLQQEMQILQDHHRKLMGERLSNLGVNDLCLLENQLEKSLRCIREKKEQSFANYIVQLNEKGYIFHQENFQLSEETKLIHEQNLELKNKLYALNGSTTGATCYHPRQSIYEKY; from the exons ATGGCTAGGGGCAAGATTGTGATTAGGAGGATTGAGAAGATGAGCAGCAGACAGGTCACCTTCTCCAAGCGGCGTCATGGCCTGATGAAGAAGGCACATGAGCTGGCAATCCTCTGTGATGTCCAGGTCGGTGTCATCGTCTTCTCCTCCACCGGTCGCCTCTACGAGTAtgccagctccaccaccaccaccaccatggGCATGCCTTCCATCATTCATAAGTACCAATCTGCACAGGAGAACCACCAGCTGTTGAATCCAGTGTCACAAATCATG TTTTGGGAAGGTGAAGTACGGAAATTACAGCAGGAAATGCAGATACTTCAAGATCATCATCG GAAGCTAATGGGGGAGAGATTATCAAACCTAGGAGTCAACGACTTGTGTTTATTGGAAAATCAACTAGAGAAGAGCTTACGTTGTATTAGAGAGAAGAAG GAACAAAGTTTTGCCAACTATATTGTACAACTCAATGAAAAG GGATATATCTTCCATCAAGAGAATTTTCAACTCTCTGAGGAAACAAAGCTTATACATGAACAAAACTTGGAATTAAAGAACAAG CTATATGCATTGAATGGATCTACTACGGGTGCAACATGTTATCATCCAAGGCAGAGTATATATGAAAAGTATTAA